Proteins found in one Deltaproteobacteria bacterium genomic segment:
- a CDS encoding squalene/phytoene synthase family protein produces MIQSSATKPFALNSEDAKTITARSRSNFSSSFFFLPPEKRLAIQRVYAFFRVVDDVVDEEADPGRQKELLDSWKRELVKTYEGITIVPLLKELKASIDRFRIPRDYFLKLIEGCEMDITKKRYETFRELHEYCTLVASMVGLVCMKIFEYHAPAGEKAAVDLGIALQLTNIIRDVGVDLESGRIYLPQEELNQFRVGIGDLAAKNPGPGFFQLMEFQYRRALSYYESGMAEFKNDTDKKLLAARIMGHVYRRLLEKIRRKNYPVLDARVRLNFAEKIAILIPILYRHYLSLR; encoded by the coding sequence ATGATTCAGTCTTCCGCCACCAAACCCTTCGCGCTTAATTCCGAGGACGCCAAAACCATCACGGCGCGGAGCCGTTCCAACTTTTCCAGCTCCTTTTTCTTCCTGCCGCCCGAAAAGAGGCTGGCGATTCAACGGGTATACGCTTTTTTCCGCGTTGTGGATGATGTGGTGGATGAAGAGGCCGACCCTGGCCGCCAAAAGGAACTGCTCGATTCGTGGAAACGAGAACTGGTTAAAACCTATGAGGGGATAACGATTGTCCCCCTCCTCAAGGAACTAAAGGCCAGCATCGACCGTTTCCGGATTCCCCGCGACTATTTTCTCAAGCTCATCGAAGGGTGCGAGATGGATATCACCAAAAAGCGATACGAAACATTTCGGGAACTCCATGAATATTGCACTCTTGTCGCCTCGATGGTGGGGCTGGTCTGCATGAAAATATTCGAGTATCACGCCCCCGCCGGCGAAAAGGCGGCGGTGGATCTGGGGATCGCGCTCCAGTTGACCAATATCATCCGCGATGTGGGGGTCGATCTGGAATCCGGGCGGATCTATCTGCCGCAGGAGGAGTTGAATCAATTCCGGGTCGGAATCGGCGATCTCGCCGCCAAAAATCCCGGTCCCGGTTTTTTCCAGCTGATGGAATTTCAGTATCGCCGGGCCCTGTCCTATTACGAAAGCGGCATGGCGGAGTTTAAAAACGACACGGATAAAAAACTCCTCGCGGCGCGGATCATGGGACATGTCTATCGCCGCCTCCTCGAAAAAATCAGGCGGAAAAACTACCCCGTCCTTGACGCGCGGGTGCGCTTGAATTTTGCCGAAAAAATCGCCATTCTCATTCCCATCCTGTATCGGCATTACTTGAGCTTGAGATAG
- a CDS encoding FAD-dependent oxidoreductase, with protein sequence MSMPKNGKSVGIIGGGFAGLSAAVFLDSAGFDVTLFEKKPILGGRAYAFLDRKTDTWVDNGQHLLIGAYHETLKLLENIGATRHLFFQKAADVPLFSTDNRMVHFKPLNLPPPFNILAGLIRMPIFSLGERIHFLGLGRELRRLKKGKPRVSLDQTVNDWLGALNQSENTRINFWDPLTLAVLNDDPDVAGARMLAAVLVKGFLGGKKDSRLILPKENLNELLAKPAQACLELRGQKIRLGEGIAKIHILNDRIQGLETDKGEIFRADDYMSAVPFSVLLRLIPPGFVETEPYFANLKLLKSSPIVSINLWFDRDILPHDFIGVAGRRVHWYFNKNRIYDVSHPPYHYMGVASGAYSLVDKSREEILEMTLKELNEAAPASASAHLIHSLVNKEREATLSPQAGSEKFRPKQKSPFANLYVIGDWTDTGLPATIESAVLSARLAVNDLERLL encoded by the coding sequence ATGTCGATGCCCAAAAATGGAAAATCAGTTGGAATCATCGGAGGCGGATTTGCCGGCTTGAGCGCCGCCGTCTTTCTGGACTCGGCGGGCTTTGACGTCACCTTGTTCGAAAAAAAACCGATTTTGGGCGGCCGGGCGTATGCCTTTCTCGACCGAAAGACCGATACCTGGGTGGACAACGGCCAGCACCTTCTGATCGGGGCCTACCACGAAACGCTCAAGCTCCTGGAAAATATCGGCGCCACGCGGCATCTTTTTTTTCAGAAGGCGGCAGACGTCCCCCTTTTTTCAACAGACAACCGGATGGTTCACTTCAAACCCTTAAACCTCCCCCCTCCCTTCAACATCCTTGCCGGCCTGATACGCATGCCGATTTTTTCGCTGGGGGAAAGAATTCATTTTTTAGGGCTCGGCCGGGAACTGCGGCGGCTTAAAAAGGGCAAACCGCGCGTTTCCCTCGACCAAACGGTTAACGACTGGCTTGGCGCCTTAAACCAGTCCGAGAACACCCGCATCAACTTCTGGGATCCGCTGACGCTGGCGGTATTGAACGATGATCCCGATGTGGCCGGCGCCCGGATGTTGGCGGCGGTCCTGGTAAAGGGTTTTTTGGGGGGCAAAAAGGATTCCCGCCTGATCCTGCCGAAGGAAAACTTGAATGAGTTGCTGGCCAAGCCGGCGCAGGCCTGTCTGGAACTGCGGGGGCAAAAAATCCGTCTGGGGGAGGGGATCGCCAAAATACACATCCTGAACGATCGGATTCAGGGGCTGGAAACCGACAAGGGCGAAATTTTCAGGGCTGATGATTACATGAGCGCCGTCCCTTTTTCGGTCCTTTTGCGCCTGATTCCTCCCGGATTTGTCGAAACGGAGCCCTATTTCGCCAATCTGAAACTCCTGAAATCATCGCCGATTGTGTCGATTAATCTCTGGTTCGACCGCGATATTCTTCCTCATGATTTCATCGGAGTTGCGGGGCGCCGGGTGCACTGGTATTTCAACAAGAACCGGATTTATGATGTAAGCCATCCGCCGTATCATTATATGGGGGTGGCGAGCGGCGCCTATTCGCTGGTCGACAAATCGAGGGAAGAAATCCTCGAAATGACGTTAAAGGAACTGAATGAGGCGGCTCCCGCCTCGGCCTCGGCCCATCTGATTCATTCGCTGGTCAACAAGGAACGAGAGGCCACCTTGTCCCCGCAAGCCGGCTCCGAAAAATTCCGCCCCAAACAGAAGAGCCCTTTTGCCAACCTTTATGTCATCGGCGACTGGACCGATACGGGCCTACCCGCCACCATCGAATCGGCTGTCTTGTCCGCAAGACTCGCGGTCAATGATTTGGAGCGTCTCCTTTAG
- a CDS encoding DUF433 domain-containing protein: protein MKFARITFDPKVCTGKPCIRNLRFPVSRLLGLLAAGETKESIMKAYPYLEDGDIAEALNFAASLAEDETIEITDEISHRHASLS from the coding sequence GTGAAATTTGCCCGTATTACATTCGATCCAAAAGTTTGCACGGGCAAGCCCTGTATCCGGAATCTGCGATTTCCAGTTTCGCGTCTGCTCGGTTTATTGGCGGCAGGTGAAACGAAAGAATCCATCATGAAAGCCTATCCCTACCTCGAGGACGGAGATATTGCCGAGGCCTTGAACTTTGCCGCTTCTTTGGCTGAAGACGAAACAATCGAAATTACCGATGAAATTTCTCATCGACATGCCTCTCTCTCCTGA
- a CDS encoding DUF5615 family PIN-like protein produces MKFLIDMPLSPELAKWLRDQKHDAVHAVEVGLMTSPDDQILDRARRENRTVITADLDFPRLFAQLEVETPGLILFRGGNYSEEETRILLARVLDRIKPAEIGKAVVVIDRHQIRKRLLPIRKS; encoded by the coding sequence ATGAAATTTCTCATCGACATGCCTCTCTCTCCTGAGCTGGCCAAATGGCTTCGAGACCAGAAGCACGATGCCGTTCACGCTGTGGAAGTTGGCTTGATGACATCTCCCGATGATCAGATCCTGGATCGCGCTCGCCGTGAAAATCGGACTGTCATTACGGCCGATCTTGACTTTCCAAGACTGTTTGCACAACTGGAAGTGGAAACACCCGGTTTGATTCTTTTCAGAGGGGGAAATTACAGTGAAGAAGAAACACGCATTCTCCTTGCGCGGGTTTTGGATCGTATTAAACCGGCAGAGATCGGCAAGGCAGTCGTTGTGATTGACCGGCATCAAATCAGAAAACGGTTGTTGCCAATCAGAAAATCATAG